Proteins encoded within one genomic window of Lepidochelys kempii isolate rLepKem1 chromosome 11, rLepKem1.hap2, whole genome shotgun sequence:
- the ARL5A gene encoding ADP-ribosylation factor-like protein 5A isoform X1, with the protein MGILFTRIWRLFNHQEHKVIIVGLDNAGKTTILYQFSMNEVVHTSPTIGSNVEEIVVNNTRFLMWDIGGQESLRSSWNTYYTNTEFVIVVVDSTDRERISVTKEELYKMLAHEDLKKAGLLIFANKQDVKECMTIAEISQFLKLTSVKDHQWHIQACCALTGEGLCQGLEWMMSRLKIR; encoded by the exons ATGGGAATCCTCTTCACCAGGATCTGGAGGCTGTTCAACCACCAGG AGCACAAAGTAATCATTGTTGGTCTGGATAATGCAGGAAAAACAACCATCCTTTACCAGTT tTCTATGAATGAAGTGGTGCATACCTCTCCTACGATAGGCAGCAATGTAGAAGAGATAGTGGTTAATAACACACGTTTTCTAATGTGGGATATTGGAGGGCAAGAGTCTCTTCGATCTTCATGGAATACTTATTATACAAACACAGAG TTTGTCATCGTTGTTGTGGACAGCACAGACAGAGAGCGAATTTCTGTAACTAAAGAAGAACTTTATAAAATGTTAGCACATGAG GACTTAAAGAAAGCAGGTTTGCTTATTTTTGCTAACAAACAAGATGTTAAAGAGTGCATGACGATAGCTGAAATATCCCAGTTTCTGAAACTAACTTCAGTTAAAGATCACCAGTGGCATATCCAAGCATGCTGCGCTCTAACTGGCGAGGG ATTGTGCCAAGGACTTGAATGGATGATGTCAAGACTTAAAATCAGATGA
- the ARL5A gene encoding ADP-ribosylation factor-like protein 5A isoform X3 → MNEVVHTSPTIGSNVEEIVVNNTRFLMWDIGGQESLRSSWNTYYTNTEFVIVVVDSTDRERISVTKEELYKMLAHEDLKKAGLLIFANKQDVKECMTIAEISQFLKLTSVKDHQWHIQACCALTGEGLCQGLEWMMSRLKIR, encoded by the exons ATGAATGAAGTGGTGCATACCTCTCCTACGATAGGCAGCAATGTAGAAGAGATAGTGGTTAATAACACACGTTTTCTAATGTGGGATATTGGAGGGCAAGAGTCTCTTCGATCTTCATGGAATACTTATTATACAAACACAGAG TTTGTCATCGTTGTTGTGGACAGCACAGACAGAGAGCGAATTTCTGTAACTAAAGAAGAACTTTATAAAATGTTAGCACATGAG GACTTAAAGAAAGCAGGTTTGCTTATTTTTGCTAACAAACAAGATGTTAAAGAGTGCATGACGATAGCTGAAATATCCCAGTTTCTGAAACTAACTTCAGTTAAAGATCACCAGTGGCATATCCAAGCATGCTGCGCTCTAACTGGCGAGGG ATTGTGCCAAGGACTTGAATGGATGATGTCAAGACTTAAAATCAGATGA
- the ARL5A gene encoding ADP-ribosylation factor-like protein 5A isoform X2, translating to MGILFTRIWRLFNHQEHKVIIVGLDNAGKTTILYQFSMNEVVHTSPTIGSNVEEIVVNNTRFLMWDIGGQESLRSSWNTYYTNTEFVIVVVDSTDRERISVTKEELYKMLAHEDLKKAGLLIFANKQDVKECMTIAEISQFLKLTSVKDHQWHIQACCALTGEGC from the exons ATGGGAATCCTCTTCACCAGGATCTGGAGGCTGTTCAACCACCAGG AGCACAAAGTAATCATTGTTGGTCTGGATAATGCAGGAAAAACAACCATCCTTTACCAGTT tTCTATGAATGAAGTGGTGCATACCTCTCCTACGATAGGCAGCAATGTAGAAGAGATAGTGGTTAATAACACACGTTTTCTAATGTGGGATATTGGAGGGCAAGAGTCTCTTCGATCTTCATGGAATACTTATTATACAAACACAGAG TTTGTCATCGTTGTTGTGGACAGCACAGACAGAGAGCGAATTTCTGTAACTAAAGAAGAACTTTATAAAATGTTAGCACATGAG GACTTAAAGAAAGCAGGTTTGCTTATTTTTGCTAACAAACAAGATGTTAAAGAGTGCATGACGATAGCTGAAATATCCCAGTTTCTGAAACTAACTTCAGTTAAAGATCACCAGTGGCATATCCAAGCATGCTGCGCTCTAACTGGCGAGGG ATGTTAA